A stretch of Pseudomonas sp. CCC3.1 DNA encodes these proteins:
- a CDS encoding DUF2069 domain-containing protein, whose protein sequence is MAKKPKVLPSIEWLAPRVRLMRVLSLVCFFGLIGLLSAWYLVFADLHGARPWVILLIELVPLLILVPGMLKGSPRGHSFTCYVVNLYLIKGALAAFDSNRQVFGLLEIAASVAVFISAMLFVRWRYQLDRRLAGE, encoded by the coding sequence GTGGCTAAAAAGCCCAAGGTGTTGCCGTCAATCGAGTGGCTGGCGCCTCGTGTACGGCTGATGCGGGTCTTGAGCCTGGTGTGTTTTTTCGGCCTTATCGGCTTGCTCAGCGCCTGGTACCTGGTGTTTGCCGACTTGCACGGCGCACGCCCGTGGGTGATTTTGCTGATCGAGCTGGTGCCGCTGCTGATCCTTGTACCCGGCATGCTTAAAGGCAGCCCGCGCGGGCACTCGTTCACCTGCTACGTGGTCAATTTGTACTTGATCAAGGGCGCGCTGGCCGCGTTCGATTCGAATCGCCAGGTATTCGGTCTACTGGAAATAGCCGCCAGCGTGGCAGTGTTCATCAGCGCGATGCTGTTTGTGCGCTGGCGCTACCAGTTGGATCGCCGGTTGGCGGGTGAATAA
- a CDS encoding transposase, whose product MFSYPAGIDVSKDSLEVRVNLLEVGVSCPNAESDFPGLIGWLLLHQVGRVLLEATGGYERNVMKALQTAGLEVIRINPCRAKSFAKAMGQQAKTDPIDARFLAQFAAVIKAPGARITSSEQDNLRALVQQREHFVQQMDDDKRRLKTASSDVVKPALQSHIDYLCKAIKAIEVLISECAESLDSEKTARLRSVKGIGLITAASLMSYLPELGEVGRRQIAALAGIAPYNDDSGRHQGKRHISGGRFAVRRSLYMSCWSVIRYQPEFSARYKALREKGKCAKVALIACMRVLLIRLNAMIRDGSEWKEHVV is encoded by the coding sequence ATGTTTTCCTATCCTGCAGGGATTGATGTTTCCAAAGACAGCCTTGAAGTTCGGGTTAATCTGCTAGAGGTCGGGGTGAGTTGCCCCAATGCCGAAAGTGATTTCCCCGGGTTGATTGGGTGGTTGTTACTTCACCAAGTCGGCCGCGTTTTGCTTGAAGCTACCGGCGGTTATGAGCGCAATGTGATGAAGGCGCTTCAGACCGCAGGACTTGAAGTCATACGGATCAACCCGTGCCGTGCCAAAAGCTTTGCCAAGGCCATGGGGCAACAAGCCAAAACCGATCCGATAGATGCACGTTTTCTTGCGCAGTTTGCAGCCGTCATCAAAGCCCCTGGCGCCCGAATCACAAGTTCCGAGCAAGATAACTTGCGTGCGCTGGTCCAGCAGCGGGAACACTTTGTTCAGCAAATGGATGACGATAAGCGCAGGCTCAAAACGGCCTCATCCGACGTCGTCAAACCAGCGCTGCAAAGTCATATCGACTACCTGTGCAAGGCCATTAAAGCGATAGAAGTACTCATTAGTGAGTGCGCCGAAAGCCTGGACAGTGAAAAAACCGCTCGTTTGCGCTCAGTGAAAGGTATAGGGCTGATTACAGCGGCCAGTTTAATGTCCTATCTACCGGAGCTGGGCGAAGTTGGCAGGCGTCAGATTGCTGCGTTGGCGGGCATCGCCCCTTACAACGACGACAGTGGTAGACACCAAGGTAAGCGTCATATCAGCGGCGGCAGGTTCGCAGTACGCAGGTCGTTGTATATGAGTTGTTGGTCCGTGATTCGGTATCAGCCTGAGTTCAGCGCCCGATACAAGGCGCTGCGCGAGAAAGGCAAATGCGCCAAAGTCGCGCTCATCGCCTGTATGCGGGTCTTGCTGATACGTCTAAACGCGATGATCCGTGATGGATCTGAATGGAAGGAACACGTCGTCTGA
- the ttcA gene encoding tRNA 2-thiocytidine(32) synthetase TtcA, with the protein MGTLSVSQIKLQKRLRRLTGEAVADFNMIEDGDKVMVCLSGGKDSYTLLDVLLHLQKVAPIQFSIVAVNMDQKQPGFPEDVLPAYLKSLGVDYHIVEKDTYSVVKELIPEGKTTCSLCSRLRRGTLYTFADEIGATKMALGHHRDDIVETFFLNMFFNGTLKAMPPKLRSDDGRNVVIRPLAYCNEKDIQAYSDLQQFPIIPCNLCGSQENLQRQVVKDMLQEWDRKTPGRTESIFRSLQHVNPSQLADRTLFDFASLKIDESATPRFVNLLNL; encoded by the coding sequence ATGGGCACTCTTTCGGTCTCTCAAATCAAACTCCAGAAACGCCTGCGTCGATTGACCGGTGAGGCGGTGGCTGACTTCAACATGATTGAAGACGGCGACAAAGTGATGGTGTGTCTGTCGGGCGGCAAAGACAGTTACACACTGCTGGATGTGCTGCTGCACCTGCAAAAGGTCGCGCCGATCCAGTTTTCAATCGTGGCCGTGAACATGGACCAGAAGCAGCCGGGTTTCCCCGAAGACGTGCTGCCGGCCTATCTCAAGTCGCTGGGCGTGGACTATCACATCGTCGAAAAAGACACCTATTCGGTGGTCAAGGAACTGATCCCTGAAGGCAAGACCACCTGCTCGCTGTGTTCTCGCCTGCGCCGTGGCACGCTGTACACCTTCGCGGATGAAATTGGCGCGACCAAGATGGCCTTGGGGCATCACCGTGATGACATCGTCGAAACCTTCTTCCTCAACATGTTCTTCAACGGCACCCTTAAGGCGATGCCGCCCAAGCTGCGCTCCGATGACGGGCGTAACGTGGTGATCCGGCCGCTGGCGTATTGCAACGAGAAGGACATTCAGGCGTACTCGGATTTGCAGCAGTTCCCGATTATTCCGTGCAACCTCTGCGGCTCGCAGGAAAACCTGCAACGCCAGGTGGTCAAAGACATGCTGCAAGAGTGGGACCGCAAGACGCCGGGTCGCACCGAGAGTATCTTCCGCAGCCTGCAACACGTGAACCCGTCGCAATTGGCGGATCGCACTCTGTTTGACTTTGCCAGCCTGAAAATCGATGAAAGCGCCACGCCGCGTTTCGTCAATCTGCTGAATCTGTAA
- the wrbA gene encoding NAD(P)H:quinone oxidoreductase gives MSTPYILVLYYSRSGSTRDMARHIARGIEHAGLEARLRTVPAISTECEAVAPSIPAEGATYASLDDLKNCAGLALGSPTRFGNMAAPLKYFLDGTSNLWLTGALVGKPAGVFTSTASLHGGQETTLLSMMMPLLHHGMLITGLPYSESALLNTTGGGTPYGPSHHAGPDGKRKLDEHEIALCRALGQRVATTALKLESNRG, from the coding sequence ATGAGCACGCCGTACATTCTGGTGCTGTATTACAGCCGCAGCGGCTCCACCCGTGACATGGCCCGGCACATTGCCCGCGGTATTGAACACGCAGGGCTTGAAGCGCGCCTGCGCACCGTACCGGCGATCTCGACCGAATGCGAAGCTGTGGCGCCAAGCATTCCGGCAGAAGGCGCAACGTACGCCAGCCTCGACGACCTTAAAAACTGCGCAGGCCTGGCGCTGGGCAGCCCGACCCGATTTGGCAACATGGCCGCGCCGCTCAAATATTTTCTGGATGGCACCAGCAACCTGTGGCTGACCGGCGCCCTGGTGGGCAAGCCTGCTGGCGTGTTCACCTCCACCGCCAGCCTGCATGGCGGCCAGGAAACCACCCTGTTGTCGATGATGATGCCGTTGCTGCACCACGGCATGCTGATCACCGGCCTGCCCTACAGCGAATCGGCCCTGCTCAATACCACAGGCGGCGGCACGCCTTACGGGCCGAGCCATCACGCTGGGCCAGACGGCAAGCGCAAGCTCGATGAACACGAAATCGCCTTGTGCCGCGCGCTGGGTCAACGTGTGGCCACAACGGCACTGAAGCTGGAGAGCAACCGTGGCTAA
- the arsC gene encoding arsenate reductase (glutaredoxin) (This arsenate reductase requires both glutathione and glutaredoxin to convert arsenate to arsenite, after which the efflux transporter formed by ArsA and ArsB can extrude the arsenite from the cell, providing resistance.): protein MTDLTLYHNPRCSKSRGALELLQDRGLAPTIVRYLDTPLDAAQLHDLLGKLNISARQLLRTGEDEYKTLNLADASLSDEQLIAAMAAHPKLIERPILVAGDKAVIGRPPEKVLEILP, encoded by the coding sequence ATGACCGATCTGACGCTTTATCACAATCCGCGCTGCTCGAAATCACGCGGTGCGCTCGAACTGCTCCAGGACCGCGGCCTTGCGCCGACGATCGTGCGCTACCTCGACACCCCGCTGGACGCCGCACAACTGCACGATCTGCTGGGCAAGCTGAACATCAGCGCACGCCAACTGCTGCGCACCGGCGAAGACGAATACAAAACCTTGAACCTGGCCGACGCCAGCCTCAGCGATGAACAACTGATCGCTGCCATGGCCGCTCATCCCAAGCTGATCGAACGCCCGATTCTGGTCGCTGGCGACAAAGCCGTCATCGGTCGCCCGCCGGAAAAGGTTCTGGAGATCCTGCCATGA
- a CDS encoding Yip1 family protein: MIHHVVGLFTHPDQEWRQIRVDAEESVSRLYLTHTLILAAIPVISAFIGTTQIGWMIGGRAPVMLTVNSALWMSLMSYLVMLGGVAVMATFIHWMARTYDALPSMSRCVAFATYTATPLFIGGLAALYPHMWVAMLVGTTAICYTVYLLYVGLPTFMNIDPDEGFLFSSSILAVGLVVLVAIMALSVIIWGLGIGPVYTN; the protein is encoded by the coding sequence ATGATCCATCACGTTGTAGGACTCTTTACCCACCCAGACCAGGAGTGGCGTCAGATCCGTGTTGATGCTGAGGAAAGCGTCAGCCGCTTGTACCTCACCCACACCTTGATACTGGCCGCGATTCCGGTCATTTCCGCTTTTATTGGCACCACCCAGATCGGCTGGATGATTGGCGGCCGCGCCCCGGTCATGCTGACCGTCAACAGCGCGCTGTGGATGAGCCTGATGTCTTACCTGGTGATGCTGGGCGGGGTGGCGGTGATGGCAACGTTCATTCACTGGATGGCCCGCACCTACGATGCACTGCCCAGCATGTCCCGCTGCGTAGCCTTTGCCACTTACACCGCAACCCCGCTGTTTATTGGCGGACTGGCGGCGCTGTATCCCCATATGTGGGTGGCGATGCTGGTCGGTACCACAGCAATTTGCTACACGGTGTATTTGCTGTACGTGGGCTTACCAACCTTCATGAACATCGACCCGGACGAGGGTTTTCTGTTTTCGAGTTCGATACTCGCGGTAGGGTTGGTGGTGCTGGTCGCGATCATGGCCCTTAGCGTGATTATCTGGGGCCTGGGCATCGGCCCGGTTTATACCAACTGA
- a CDS encoding DNA-3-methyladenine glycosylase I: protein MRDYKWLHEYCLNRFGSSAALEAELPVPYTSAQLRQIPDDRYLSTLALRVFRAGLKHSVVDAKWPVFEQVFFGFDPEKVVLMGAEHLERLMQDARIIRHLGKLKSVPRNAQMVLDIAQEHGSFGAFIADWPVTDIVGLWKYLSKHGHQLGGLSAPRFLRMVGKDTFVPSYDVVAALNAQKLVDKVPTSLRDLAIVQNAFNQWHAESGRPMCQLSQMLAFTVNH from the coding sequence ATGCGCGACTACAAATGGCTGCACGAATATTGTTTGAATCGTTTTGGTTCGTCAGCCGCGCTGGAAGCCGAGTTGCCCGTTCCTTATACGTCGGCGCAATTGCGTCAGATCCCGGATGACCGTTATCTGTCGACCCTGGCATTGCGGGTGTTTCGTGCCGGGCTCAAGCACAGCGTGGTAGACGCCAAATGGCCGGTGTTTGAGCAAGTGTTCTTCGGCTTCGACCCTGAAAAAGTGGTGTTGATGGGCGCGGAGCACCTGGAGCGGCTGATGCAGGATGCGCGGATCATTCGCCATTTGGGCAAGCTCAAAAGCGTGCCGCGCAATGCGCAGATGGTGCTGGATATTGCCCAAGAACACGGCAGCTTTGGCGCATTCATCGCCGATTGGCCGGTGACTGACATTGTCGGGTTGTGGAAGTACCTGTCCAAGCACGGCCACCAGTTGGGCGGGCTGTCGGCACCGCGCTTTTTGCGCATGGTCGGCAAAGACACGTTTGTACCGAGCTATGACGTGGTAGCGGCGCTGAACGCGCAGAAGCTGGTGGACAAGGTGCCGACCAGCCTGCGGGATCTGGCGATTGTGCAGAACGCCTTCAACCAATGGCACGCTGAAAGCGGCCGGCCGATGTGCCAGTTGTCACAGATGCTGGCGTTTACCGTGAATCACTAA
- a CDS encoding SprT family zinc-dependent metalloprotease encodes MPESLNTRVEDCFQQAETFFKRPFKRPVVSFKLRGQKAGVAHLHENLLRFNPQLYRENSDDFLKQTVPHEVAHLIAHQLFGDRIAPHGEEWQLIMRGVYELPPNRCHTYAIKRRSATRYIYRCPCPDSDFPFSSQRHGLVKQGRRYLCRRCRQTLVFSGETRVE; translated from the coding sequence ATGCCCGAGTCACTCAACACCCGCGTCGAAGATTGTTTCCAACAGGCCGAAACGTTTTTCAAACGGCCATTCAAGCGCCCGGTGGTCAGCTTCAAACTGCGCGGCCAAAAAGCCGGCGTCGCTCATTTGCATGAAAATCTGCTGCGTTTCAACCCGCAGCTATACCGCGAAAACAGTGACGACTTCCTCAAGCAAACCGTCCCCCACGAAGTCGCACACCTGATTGCCCATCAATTGTTTGGTGACCGTATCGCGCCCCACGGCGAGGAATGGCAACTGATCATGCGTGGCGTCTACGAGCTGCCGCCCAATCGTTGCCACACCTACGCAATCAAACGCCGCAGCGCCACGCGCTATATCTATCGCTGCCCCTGCCCGGACAGCGACTTCCCCTTCTCGTCGCAACGCCACGGTCTGGTCAAGCAAGGCCGTCGTTATCTGTGCCGTCGATGTCGGCAGACGCTGGTGTTCAGCGGCGAAACCCGGGTCGAATAA
- a CDS encoding fibronectin type III domain-containing protein: MNRLLRNAESHNLINSVGKLLCTLLVVALLINANTLNAQTDNSLTPSVRSPHYNESSSSKPWPGANAEPPSAPYIRNFSMPFNEYTWVTAHNAYLNDTSTELERGVRSLMWDLHPLTRKINGSLTTDAYMCHYAPPSEEPDPYGACSDLGVTKRKFSTELNKVKNFLDKTENRNAVVTIFLEDRIDTEYIQKAFNEVPNLGNYIFNINDYANTNQWPTLQKIIDSNRRIIIFFERENGRYLFSENSIELPNDKIFIKQNIYDLGKLGVIKENWACNSRYDDGEYEEGKTYFNYLYKTIHKTGFQEWPRLFTMNQYHSIFSSRPHAAQVDNNLTWLEFRVDEACKYSNAGVRMVPNYIALDFTQVGDAIPYAGALTEGGVYFYEKNDGNSEAHPDALLNDDVVCVLPTSVEWDLRLKAAGCENDEARSLALRGVAKGISIKLFDKPDSSKSDDWTEIEVLRDIALTERVIVGTFEKSYTDANVKVTNHSHNGLDGKVSHITIEPVTGSVMPKLSLGDQEGDIFCNVPVDAALSFELQSGSDHWGCQNDQAATAVLSNALAGTTITLFGTKNSDEKCSQGCLRIFVRKDMTSPFDIGNIQEFGQSKESPDGSAIAYRFGGSQALDGKVSYMTVNMNTFGGQDVIPTSAEADGGRGAWGKKASCPSSTVAWGFDLRNEEEQGQKGDNSGLNSLRMYCSADGDTTTTQITSNNGYWGGWSNLYKCSVANGPLKGFALKKLWPRAHRDEVEATEVLGVCQDNTLIGGDLGYWGSWSKNFICPAGENVVGFINRVESKQGDGDDTAMNGLRMYCAKSLINALPVTPLVRQLSPSTALLYWEEPAGQSGIAEFRVYVDGKPLLATHENFTEFNTTGIKQISVIAVDFDNNVSPPQSITIPPYETAPPAPPTGLKMTNLQGGLFEVSWDKTSVPTSELIYEASGNSMVSKIPTEHSMVIADTTPPENFTFSIRAHKFNDTYSEPAKLYIDRTPPTTPTSLAFSDLQPTSLTLTWTASTDDVAMKDYVIYKDEVYIQSTEKTTDSIQNLEPGENHTFSIRARDAADNESTPISVWVDREPPKPVENLEYKKVTDTSLTLQWSSTTDNVAVTGYTIKRDDNKKFDSKTPNYDDTTLTPLTTYRYEVMGYDANGNLSTPAKLLVDRIPPSAPLNPQSSNDTGTTLQLNWDASSDDIGVTGYNVYIDKIPEAVATSATPEVVVERLAPVTTYTFYIEAIDAAGNKSPKTPILVDRVPPTTPAFFYAHDETSTFPTLNWTAASDDIAVKGYELVVNNNHDEKMEFPSNRFTARLEGMDPTAEHAFSLRAFDAAGNYSSPIEFNLQPERPNQPFGLKGTVISNSGIIFDWARGPDNRAVKYAVKTNTGINEEITSTQITVGGNGKPITIQVQAIDKDGVKSLSVVRSMNPN, from the coding sequence ATGAATAGGCTATTGCGCAACGCTGAGTCTCATAATCTTATTAATTCGGTGGGCAAACTGTTATGCACACTATTAGTGGTTGCCTTACTGATTAATGCCAATACCCTCAATGCCCAGACAGACAACTCCCTGACGCCCTCTGTGCGTAGCCCGCACTATAATGAATCATCTTCAAGCAAGCCTTGGCCAGGCGCCAATGCGGAACCTCCCAGCGCACCCTATATCCGAAACTTCTCAATGCCTTTTAATGAGTACACATGGGTAACGGCTCACAATGCCTATTTAAATGACACCTCCACAGAGCTGGAAAGAGGTGTTCGTTCTTTAATGTGGGATTTACACCCACTAACAAGAAAAATTAATGGCAGCCTTACAACTGATGCCTATATGTGCCATTACGCACCACCAAGCGAAGAGCCCGACCCTTATGGAGCTTGCTCAGATCTTGGAGTAACCAAAAGAAAATTCAGCACAGAACTTAACAAGGTTAAAAACTTCCTTGACAAGACCGAGAACAGGAATGCAGTTGTCACTATATTCCTGGAGGACAGAATCGACACTGAATACATACAAAAAGCCTTCAACGAAGTCCCCAATTTAGGCAACTATATTTTCAACATCAATGATTACGCCAACACCAACCAATGGCCAACACTGCAAAAAATCATAGACAGCAACCGTAGAATCATTATTTTCTTTGAGCGTGAAAATGGAAGGTACCTGTTTTCCGAAAACAGTATAGAACTCCCAAATGATAAAATATTCATAAAGCAAAACATTTACGACCTCGGCAAACTCGGAGTTATAAAAGAAAACTGGGCCTGCAACAGCCGATACGATGACGGTGAGTATGAGGAGGGCAAGACCTATTTTAATTATCTTTATAAAACCATACACAAAACCGGGTTTCAGGAATGGCCTCGCTTGTTCACCATGAATCAATATCACTCCATATTTTCCTCCCGACCCCACGCAGCTCAAGTTGACAACAATTTGACGTGGCTTGAATTCAGGGTCGACGAGGCCTGCAAATATTCGAATGCCGGTGTTCGTATGGTGCCTAATTACATAGCCCTCGACTTTACCCAAGTCGGAGATGCCATTCCGTATGCCGGTGCTTTAACAGAGGGGGGAGTTTATTTCTATGAAAAAAATGACGGTAACTCTGAGGCGCATCCCGACGCGCTTTTAAATGATGATGTCGTGTGCGTTTTACCCACCAGTGTTGAGTGGGATCTGCGCTTGAAGGCAGCGGGATGCGAAAATGATGAAGCCCGATCACTGGCACTGCGCGGTGTTGCAAAAGGGATCAGCATAAAACTGTTCGACAAACCCGACAGCTCCAAATCCGATGATTGGACGGAAATTGAAGTATTAAGAGACATTGCACTTACAGAGCGCGTAATAGTCGGCACATTTGAGAAATCCTATACTGATGCCAATGTAAAAGTAACGAACCATTCTCATAATGGGCTTGACGGAAAGGTTTCGCACATCACAATCGAACCCGTGACGGGTTCGGTCATGCCAAAACTGAGTTTAGGCGATCAGGAAGGTGATATTTTTTGTAATGTTCCTGTGGACGCGGCCTTATCATTCGAATTGCAAAGCGGCTCTGATCACTGGGGTTGTCAAAATGACCAGGCCGCCACTGCAGTACTTTCAAATGCATTGGCCGGAACCACAATCACATTGTTTGGCACCAAAAACTCTGATGAGAAATGCAGCCAAGGTTGCCTGCGTATTTTTGTACGCAAAGACATGACCTCGCCTTTTGATATAGGCAACATTCAGGAGTTCGGGCAAAGTAAAGAGAGCCCTGATGGTTCAGCTATCGCTTATCGTTTTGGCGGCAGCCAAGCCTTGGACGGCAAAGTCTCCTACATGACCGTCAACATGAATACATTCGGGGGGCAAGATGTGATACCCACCTCTGCCGAAGCGGATGGTGGACGGGGCGCGTGGGGGAAAAAAGCAAGCTGCCCATCATCTACCGTTGCCTGGGGCTTTGACCTCAGGAATGAAGAGGAGCAAGGCCAAAAAGGTGATAACTCAGGCCTTAACAGCTTGCGCATGTATTGTTCCGCAGATGGCGACACTACGACTACACAGATAACCAGCAATAATGGCTACTGGGGGGGGTGGAGCAACCTCTATAAGTGCAGCGTTGCCAACGGCCCGTTAAAAGGGTTTGCCTTGAAAAAACTTTGGCCCCGAGCCCATAGAGATGAAGTAGAAGCTACAGAAGTATTGGGTGTTTGCCAGGACAACACCTTGATTGGTGGCGACTTGGGTTATTGGGGCTCATGGAGCAAAAACTTTATATGCCCCGCCGGTGAGAACGTCGTGGGCTTTATAAATCGCGTCGAGTCGAAACAAGGCGATGGCGATGATACAGCCATGAACGGGCTAAGAATGTATTGCGCTAAAAGCCTGATCAACGCGCTACCGGTAACACCGCTTGTGCGTCAGCTGTCACCCAGCACCGCTTTGCTTTACTGGGAAGAACCCGCAGGACAATCTGGTATTGCTGAGTTCAGGGTTTACGTTGATGGCAAACCTCTACTAGCGACCCATGAAAACTTTACTGAGTTCAACACTACCGGTATTAAACAAATATCTGTAATTGCTGTCGATTTCGATAACAATGTATCTCCCCCCCAGTCCATAACTATTCCTCCGTACGAAACAGCCCCCCCTGCGCCGCCCACAGGGTTGAAGATGACCAACTTACAGGGAGGTTTGTTTGAAGTCAGCTGGGATAAAACTTCAGTGCCCACCAGTGAACTGATCTATGAAGCCTCTGGCAACTCTATGGTCTCTAAAATCCCCACTGAGCACAGCATGGTCATTGCCGATACAACCCCACCGGAAAATTTCACCTTTTCTATACGCGCACACAAGTTCAACGATACATACTCGGAACCCGCCAAGCTCTATATTGATCGCACGCCACCGACTACGCCGACGTCACTGGCTTTCAGTGACTTACAGCCAACTTCATTGACGTTGACATGGACGGCTTCTACAGATGATGTCGCGATGAAGGACTACGTGATCTACAAAGATGAGGTGTACATTCAATCCACAGAAAAAACTACTGACAGTATCCAAAACCTTGAACCCGGTGAAAATCATACGTTTTCAATCCGGGCCAGAGACGCTGCTGACAACGAGTCAACTCCGATCTCGGTTTGGGTTGACCGTGAGCCGCCTAAACCTGTTGAAAACCTGGAATACAAAAAAGTAACCGACACGTCTCTTACTCTGCAGTGGAGCTCAACTACAGACAATGTGGCTGTCACGGGTTACACCATAAAACGGGACGATAATAAGAAATTCGACTCAAAAACGCCCAACTACGACGACACCACGCTAACACCTCTCACCACCTATCGTTATGAAGTCATGGGTTATGACGCTAACGGGAACTTGTCTACCCCTGCAAAGTTGCTGGTTGACCGGATTCCTCCTTCCGCGCCATTAAACCCGCAGTCCAGTAACGACACAGGGACAACGCTGCAGCTCAATTGGGATGCATCAAGCGATGATATTGGCGTGACGGGTTACAACGTTTACATCGATAAAATTCCCGAAGCCGTCGCAACATCTGCTACGCCAGAGGTTGTGGTCGAAAGGCTAGCGCCCGTCACGACGTATACCTTCTATATCGAAGCAATTGATGCGGCGGGTAATAAATCGCCCAAAACGCCCATACTGGTTGACCGAGTACCACCCACTACGCCCGCGTTCTTTTACGCTCATGACGAGACCTCTACTTTCCCGACACTAAACTGGACCGCTGCATCAGACGATATCGCGGTGAAAGGTTATGAACTCGTTGTCAACAACAATCACGATGAAAAAATGGAGTTCCCAAGCAATCGATTCACGGCTCGCCTGGAAGGCATGGACCCTACCGCTGAACATGCTTTTTCACTGCGAGCATTTGATGCGGCAGGCAACTACTCTTCACCTATTGAGTTCAACCTTCAACCTGAACGCCCTAATCAGCCATTCGGTCTAAAAGGGACTGTAATCTCTAATAGCGGCATTATCTTCGACTGGGCGCGGGGGCCAGACAATCGAGCTGTTAAATATGCAGTAAAAACCAACACCGGAATTAACGAGGAAATAACCTCCACACAAATCACCGTTGGCGGTAACGGCAAACCTATTACTATCCAAGTCCAGGCGATCGACAAAGACGGCGTCAAATCCTTAAGTGTCGTGAGATCAATGAACCCAAACTAG